In Helianthus annuus cultivar XRQ/B chromosome 8, HanXRQr2.0-SUNRISE, whole genome shotgun sequence, a single genomic region encodes these proteins:
- the LOC110887661 gene encoding uncharacterized protein LOC110887661, with amino-acid sequence MINERHGGRSSSATADNISDGYFFFFSSGYGFSSVFQVSRVRFSAWVFRVWVRSGSTTSQREVSVQTLGWVRFTRSTQRVDSVKPESTRVNSGQLEEPECFSCTLASSHSWDDTTESHLASYAQEYTGCIFQNYGTVGIGEPTRFRVLCGRSLFRSLSFLLPLCNEDTGPVTPNA; translated from the exons ATGATCAATGAACGACACGGCGGCCGGAGCTCGTCGGCGACGGCGGACAACATCAGTGAtggttacttttttttttttagttctGGTTACGGGTTCAGTTCAGTGTTTCAAGTTTCGCGAGTTCGGTTCTCGGCTTGGGTATTTCGAGTCTGGGTTCGTTCCGGGTCAACAACCAGTCAAAGAGAAGTTTCGGTTCAGACTTTGGGATGGGTCAGATTCACTCGGTCAACACAGcgagtcgactcggtcaaacccgagtcaactcgggtcaacagcgGTCAACTCGAAGAACCG gaatgctttagttgcacgctagcgagttcacattcgtgggatgacactacggaatcacatTTAGCTAGCTATGCACAGGAATAtacag gctgcatttttcaaaactacggaacggttggaataggagaacccacgaGATTTCGAGTACTTTGCGggcgttcattgtttagaagtcttagctttttgcttccgctgtgcaatgaagataccggtccagtcacgcca aacgcctag